In a single window of the Centropristis striata isolate RG_2023a ecotype Rhode Island chromosome 18, C.striata_1.0, whole genome shotgun sequence genome:
- the LOC131990888 gene encoding NLR family CARD domain-containing protein 3-like, whose product MASSTQTLTDTRTDEEETSSSSTHEGGKCLGEKMVTPQEVLFRTLEDLGAEDFKKFKWFLQQQGVLEGLPAIPKSRLEDADRTTTIDQMFQTYSINTMQVTRTVLVKINQNELVKKLSNTSFEPEEILAECQRKLKSKLQEKFQSVFEGITKAENQILLNQIYTEIYILKGETAEVNMEHEVRQIETASRKPDRPETRIRQEDIFKAPPGRAKPIRRVLTKGVAGIGKTVLTQKFTLDWAEDKTNQDIHFIFPFTFRELNVLKQKKFSLVKLIHHFFTETNEAGICRFEKFHVVLIFDGLDECRLPLDFDNTEVLTDVTESTSVDVLLTNLIRGKLLPSARLWITTRPAAANQIPTDCVGMVTEVRGFTDPQKEVYFRKRFRDEEQAGRIISHIKTSRSLHIMCHIPVFCWISAGVLEDLLETAEGGDLPKTLTEMYIHFLVVQSKRTNVKYRRKFERDPHWSPENRKMIESLGKLAFDQLQKGNLIFYDSDLTGCGFDITAASVYSGVFTQVFREERGLYQDRVFCFVHLSVQEFLAALHVHLTFIKSGVNLMAEARWWSKVSRDKPKPKHLYQSAVDKALQSPNGHLDLFLRFLLGLSLETNQNLLRGLLTQTGSSSQTNQETVQYIKKKLRKNLSAERSINLFHCLNELNDGSLVEEIQQSLRSGSLSTDKLSPAQWSALVFILLSSETDLNVFDLKKYSASEEALLRLLPVVKASNKTL is encoded by the exons ATGGCGTCCTCAACTCAGACGCTGACAGACACCAGGACTGATGAGGAAGAAACAAGCAGCTCCTCCACACATGAAGGTGGAAAGTGTCTG GGAGAAAAAATGGTGACACCTCAAGAGGTCCTCTTCAGAACTTTAGAAGATTTGGGAGCTGAGGACTTTAAAAAATTCAAGtggttcctgcagcagcagggggTGCTAGAAGGCCTCCCAGCAATCCCAAAGAGTCGACTGGAGGATGCAGACAGGACAACAACTATAGATCAGATGTTTCAGACCTACAGTATAAACACGATGCAAGTCACCAGAACAGTTTTAGTGAAGATAAATCAGAATGAACTAGTGAAGAAATTATCAAACACCTCCTTTGAACCTGAAG AGATTCTTGCTGAGTGCCAGAGAAAACTCAAATCCAAATTACAAGAGAAGTTCCAGTCTGTGTTTGAGGGGATCACTAAAGCAGAAAATCAGATCCTTCTGAATCAGATCTACACAGAGATCTACATCTTAAAGGGAGAAACTGCAGAGGTCAACATGGAgcatgaggtcagacagattgaaacagcatccaggaaaccagacagaccagaaacaagaatcagacaagaagacatctttaaagcccCGCCTGGAAGAGCTAAACCAATAAGAAGAGTGCTGAcaaagggagtggctggcattgggaaaacagtcttaacacagaagttcactctggactgggctgaagacaaaaccaaccagGACATCCACTTCATATTTCCATTTactttcagagagctgaatgtgCTGAAACAGAAAAAGTTCAGCTTGGTGAAACTTATTCATCACTTCTTTACTGAAACCAACGAAgcaggaatctgcaggtttgaaaaGTTCCACGTTGTGTTGATCTTTGACGGTCTGGATGAGTGTCGACTTCCTCTGGACTTCGACAACACTGAGgtcctgactgatgtcacagagtccacctcagtggatgtgctgctgacaaacctcatcagggggaaactgcttccctctgctcgcctctggataaccacacgacctgcagcagccaatcagatccctaCTGACTGTGTTGGCAtggtgacagaggtcagagggttcactgacccTCAGAAGGAGGTgtacttcaggaagagattcagagatgaggagcaggccggcagaatcatctcccacatcaagacatcacgaagcctccacatcatgtgccacatcccagtcttctgctggatctctgctggAGTTCTGGAGGATCTGTTGGAAACCGCAGAGGGAGGAGAtctgcccaagaccctgactgagatgtacatccacttcctggtgGTTCAGTCCAAACGGACAAACGTCAAATATCGTCGGAAATTTGAGAGGGATCCACACTGGAGTCCAGAGAACAGGAAGATGATTGAGTCActgggaaaactggcttttgatcagctgcagaaaggaaacctgatcttctatgactcagacctgacagGGTGTGGCTTCGATATCACAGCAGCctcagtgtactcaggagtgttcacacaggtctttagagaggagagaggactgtaccaggatagggtgttctgcttcgtccatctgagtgttcaggagtttctggctgctcttcatgtccatctgaCCTTCATCAAGTCTGGAGTCAATCTGATGGCAGAAGCAAGATGGTGGTCCAAAGTCTCTAGAgacaaaccaaaaccaaaacatcTCTACCAAAGTGCTGTGGACAAGGCCTTACAGAGTCCAAATGGacacctggacttgttcctccgcttcctcctgggtctttctcTGGAGACCAATCAGAACCTCCTACGAGGtctgctgacacagacaggaagtagctcaCAGACCAATCAGGAAACAGTCCAGTACATCAAGAAGAAGCTCAGGAAGaatctgtctgcagagagaagcatcaacctgttccactgtctgaatgaactgaatgatggttctctagtggaggagatccaacagtccctgagatcaggaagtctctccacagataaactgtctcctgctcagtggtcagctctggtcttcatcttactgtcatcagaaacagatctgaacgtgtttgacctgaagaaatactctgcttcagaggaggctcttctgaggctgctgccagtggtcaAAGCCTCCAACAAAACTCTGTGA